A region of Micromonospora chokoriensis DNA encodes the following proteins:
- a CDS encoding SAM-dependent methyltransferase, with the protein MTQSQPETGLQTDRPNAARMFDYYLGGKDNFAADRAAAEMVLQVAPWMPEAARQGRELISRTVRHLVEEKGIRQILDLGSGLPTQDNVHEIAHRIDPDVRVVYVDNDPVVCTHGRALLADSKTVSVVRADLTDPQQVLGHPAIGDVIDLDSPVAVLMMFVLHLVPDERDPQRIMATYRDALAPGSYLALSHAATDVHPDLMARISAIYARANSPFVPRSHADISRFFGDFVLEAPGLVNMWPHAEPPATADPQVARTGYSGVARKP; encoded by the coding sequence ATGACGCAGTCACAACCCGAGACCGGCCTGCAAACGGACAGGCCGAACGCGGCGAGGATGTTCGACTACTACCTCGGCGGCAAGGACAACTTCGCCGCCGACCGGGCGGCGGCCGAGATGGTGTTGCAGGTGGCGCCGTGGATGCCCGAGGCCGCCCGGCAGGGCCGCGAGCTGATCTCCCGGACGGTCCGGCACCTCGTCGAGGAGAAGGGCATCCGGCAGATCCTGGACCTCGGGTCCGGGCTGCCGACCCAGGACAACGTCCACGAGATCGCACACCGCATCGATCCGGACGTGCGGGTCGTCTACGTCGACAACGATCCGGTGGTCTGCACACACGGCCGCGCGCTGCTCGCCGACTCGAAGACGGTGTCGGTGGTCCGGGCCGACCTGACCGACCCGCAGCAGGTCCTCGGCCACCCGGCGATCGGTGACGTGATCGACCTCGACAGCCCGGTCGCGGTGTTGATGATGTTCGTGCTGCACCTGGTGCCCGACGAGCGGGATCCACAGCGGATCATGGCCACCTATCGCGACGCGCTCGCCCCCGGCAGCTACCTGGCGCTGTCGCACGCCGCCACCGACGTGCACCCCGACCTGATGGCCCGAATCTCGGCGATCTACGCCCGCGCGAACAGCCCGTTCGTTCCGCGGAGCCACGCGGACATCTCCCGCTTCTTCGGTGACTTCGTCCTCGAAGCGCCGGGGCTGGTCAACATGTGGCCGCACGCCGAGCCGCCGGCCACCGCCGACCCGCAGGTCGCCCGCACCGGCTACAGCGGCGTCGCCCGCAAACCGTGA
- a CDS encoding M14 family zinc carboxypeptidase gives MRPAALRTIADDVRDLRDPRRTTARTAARTAMDSPAIVWVTANVHGGVKSGTDAALKTLYELAAGLSCEVARRNDNLVTIIVPTQNPDGRDATRRQNDFGFDLNGTGAPAPSRRPTASSNCCAATRRRCSSTRTRWAAGSTSSHRTPTRSTTRSPARQWTGSAGSARPTRQASASTAPATTPSPPSTRMVPPASRPCVRTGRRS, from the coding sequence ATGCGGCCCGCCGCGCTGCGGACGATCGCCGACGACGTACGGGACCTGCGCGACCCGCGCCGGACCACCGCGCGGACGGCCGCCCGTACGGCGATGGACAGCCCGGCCATCGTCTGGGTCACCGCCAACGTGCACGGTGGTGTGAAGAGCGGCACCGACGCGGCGCTCAAGACGCTGTACGAGTTGGCGGCGGGCCTGTCCTGCGAGGTCGCACGGCGCAACGACAACCTGGTTACCATCATCGTCCCCACCCAGAACCCGGACGGCCGCGATGCGACACGGCGGCAGAACGACTTCGGCTTCGACCTGAACGGGACTGGTGCGCCCGCACCCAGCAGGAGACCGACGGCAAGCTCGAACTGCTGCGCCGCTACCCGCCGCAGGTGTTCGTCGACGCGCACGAGATGGGCGGCCGGCAGTACTTCTTCCCACCGAACGCCGACCCGATCCACCACGAGATCGCCGGCGAGGCAGTGGACTGGATCAGCCGGATCGGCGAGGCCAACAAGGCAGGCTTCGGCTTCAACGGCGCCTGCGACGACACCGTCACCACCGAGTACCAGGATGGTGCCCCCAGCTTCGCGACCATGCGTTCGAACAGGCCGCCGTTCTTGA
- a CDS encoding effector-associated constant component EACC1, which translates to MTEIITLSVYPDSSSADARRSLASWLRADARLREAVTTTPTDGTSTDDADVLRLAVGGAGAAMVLVQAVADWLSNRREDVTVQLSRPGWSAELDVHQARDMGQVTALVETTVRAVTPEEGRLP; encoded by the coding sequence TTGACGGAGATCATCACGCTCTCGGTTTATCCAGATTCCTCCTCCGCCGACGCTCGGCGATCCCTGGCGTCCTGGCTGCGCGCCGACGCCCGGCTCCGCGAGGCGGTCACCACCACGCCCACGGACGGGACGTCGACCGACGACGCCGACGTGCTGCGGCTGGCGGTCGGCGGGGCGGGCGCCGCCATGGTGCTGGTGCAGGCGGTCGCCGACTGGCTGAGCAACCGTCGTGAGGACGTGACGGTCCAGCTCAGCCGTCCCGGCTGGTCGGCCGAGCTGGACGTGCACCAGGCTCGGGACATGGGCCAGGTGACCGCCCTCGTCGAGACGACGGTGCGCGCGGTCACCCCCGAGGAGGGAAGGCTCCCTTGA
- a CDS encoding glycoside hydrolase family 18 protein, which yields MRPFRHRRLTAVVTLATLLITAAPPAAASAGDNKQHRTGYHRVGYFTQWGIYGRAFPVKKLDTSGAASRLTHINYAFGNVSEDGRCYVDGGPGEGDAWADYQRPVPAEESVDGVADAPGQALNGNFNQLAKLKAKHPKLQVLISLGGWSWSTYFSNAARTDASRKAFVASCIDLYLKGNLPGSPGAGAGVFDGIDLDWEWPGSEGEPGNVIRPEDRENFTRLLAEFRRQLDALGRKTRTHHPLTAFLPASPAFMDAGYEGRKIFKYLDFATVQGYDFHGGWDARANQQSALRVPTGSPDNPDFSVEVAVDGWIARGAPRDKLVLGIPYYGRGWTGITGGGNGLFQPATGPAPATFEAGNEDYKRLKTLAGNGFTVHRDLRAGHAWLFDGTTVWTYDDPAVVLQKTLYIRRAGLGGAMVWSLDGDDDNATLTRTIDLGLTTW from the coding sequence ATGCGACCATTCCGCCACCGCCGTCTCACCGCCGTCGTCACACTGGCGACCCTGCTGATCACCGCAGCCCCGCCCGCCGCCGCGAGCGCGGGCGACAACAAGCAGCACCGCACCGGCTACCACCGGGTCGGCTACTTCACCCAGTGGGGCATCTACGGCCGGGCGTTCCCGGTGAAGAAGCTCGACACCTCCGGGGCGGCGAGCCGTCTCACCCACATCAACTACGCGTTCGGCAACGTCAGCGAGGACGGCCGCTGCTACGTCGACGGCGGGCCGGGCGAGGGCGACGCCTGGGCCGACTACCAGCGACCGGTTCCCGCCGAGGAGAGCGTGGACGGCGTCGCCGACGCACCCGGTCAGGCCCTCAACGGCAACTTCAACCAGCTCGCCAAGCTCAAGGCCAAGCACCCGAAGCTCCAGGTGCTGATCTCGCTGGGCGGTTGGAGCTGGTCGACGTACTTCTCGAACGCCGCCCGCACCGACGCCTCCCGCAAGGCGTTCGTCGCGTCCTGCATCGACCTCTACCTCAAGGGCAACCTTCCCGGCAGCCCGGGCGCCGGGGCCGGTGTCTTCGACGGCATCGACCTCGACTGGGAGTGGCCCGGCTCGGAGGGTGAGCCCGGCAACGTGATCCGCCCGGAGGACCGGGAGAACTTCACCAGGCTGCTCGCCGAGTTCCGCCGGCAACTCGACGCCCTCGGGCGCAAGACCCGCACCCACCACCCGCTGACCGCCTTCCTGCCGGCCAGCCCGGCCTTCATGGACGCCGGCTACGAGGGCCGCAAGATCTTCAAGTACCTGGACTTCGCCACCGTGCAGGGGTACGACTTCCACGGCGGCTGGGACGCCAGGGCCAACCAGCAGTCCGCGCTGCGCGTGCCGACCGGATCGCCGGACAACCCGGACTTCTCTGTCGAGGTGGCCGTCGACGGGTGGATCGCCCGTGGCGCGCCCCGCGACAAGCTGGTGCTCGGCATTCCGTACTACGGTCGCGGCTGGACCGGCATCACCGGTGGCGGCAACGGCCTCTTCCAGCCGGCCACCGGGCCCGCGCCGGCCACCTTCGAGGCCGGCAACGAGGACTACAAGAGGCTCAAGACCCTGGCCGGCAACGGGTTCACCGTGCACCGCGACCTCCGCGCCGGGCACGCCTGGTTGTTCGACGGTACGACAGTGTGGACGTACGACGACCCGGCCGTCGTGTTGCAGAAGACGCTCTACATCCGCCGGGCCGGCCTGGGTGGCGCGATGGTCTGGTCGCTCGACGGCGACGACGACAACGCCACGCTGACCAGGACGATCGACCTCGGCCTGACCACCTGGTAG
- a CDS encoding bile acid:sodium symporter family protein encodes MDSALTLIGLPIALGVIMLGLGLGLTIADFRRVAQHPRAAVIALVCQVLVLPALCFCLVLAFDLAPELAVGMMLLAASPGGTTANLYSHLFGGHVALNITLTAINSVLAVFTLPVLVNLSAAYFLPDGRSLGLQFDKVVQVFAIVLVPVAIGMLIRARMPHVAERLNRPVRVLSVVVLVAVIAGAVLGERENIADYFVAVGLAVLAFNLLSLAIGYGVPRLAGVDRSAATAAGFEIGIHNSTLAITIALSPALLDSTQMAIPGAVYGIVMFFTAAAFGYLVTRVRTRSAATSTP; translated from the coding sequence ATGGACTCCGCCCTGACTTTGATCGGACTGCCCATCGCCCTCGGCGTCATCATGCTCGGTCTGGGTCTCGGACTGACCATCGCCGACTTCCGCCGGGTGGCCCAGCACCCGCGAGCCGCCGTCATCGCCCTGGTGTGTCAGGTGCTGGTGCTGCCGGCGCTCTGCTTCTGCCTCGTCCTCGCCTTCGACCTGGCACCGGAGTTGGCCGTCGGCATGATGCTGCTGGCCGCCTCGCCGGGCGGCACGACGGCCAACCTCTACAGTCACCTGTTCGGCGGGCATGTGGCCCTGAACATCACCCTGACCGCCATCAACTCGGTGCTCGCCGTGTTCACACTGCCGGTCCTGGTAAACCTGTCGGCGGCGTACTTCCTGCCCGACGGGCGAAGCCTCGGCCTCCAGTTCGACAAGGTGGTGCAGGTCTTCGCCATCGTGCTCGTCCCGGTCGCGATCGGCATGCTGATCCGCGCCCGCATGCCACACGTCGCCGAGCGTCTGAACCGCCCGGTGCGCGTCCTCTCCGTCGTGGTGCTCGTCGCCGTCATCGCCGGCGCGGTGCTCGGCGAACGGGAGAACATCGCCGACTACTTCGTCGCGGTCGGCCTGGCGGTGCTCGCGTTCAACCTGCTGAGCCTCGCCATCGGCTACGGGGTGCCCCGACTCGCCGGAGTCGACCGGAGCGCCGCGACGGCCGCCGGATTCGAGATCGGCATCCACAACAGCACCCTGGCCATCACCATCGCGCTCAGCCCGGCGCTGCTCGACAGCACCCAGATGGCGATCCCCGGAGCCGTCTACGGCATCGTCATGTTCTTCACCGCAGCGGCCTTCGGCTACCTCGTGACCCGCGTCCGCACCCGGTCCGCCGCGACGTCGACACCCTGA
- a CDS encoding PPOX class F420-dependent oxidoreductase — MSKPPLPEAAVEMLRKPNPAVMTTLRNGGQPVSAATWYLWEDGRILVNMDESRRRLEHVRNDPRVSLTVLDEAGWYTHVSIIGHVAELRADEDFADIDRLATHYTGNAYPRRDRGRVSALIEIDRWHGWGSLKDNSQVG; from the coding sequence ATGTCCAAGCCACCGCTCCCCGAGGCCGCGGTCGAGATGCTGCGCAAGCCGAACCCGGCTGTCATGACCACGCTTCGCAACGGTGGTCAGCCGGTGTCCGCCGCCACCTGGTACCTGTGGGAGGACGGTCGGATCCTGGTGAACATGGACGAGAGCCGTCGTCGGTTGGAGCACGTCCGCAACGACCCGCGGGTGTCGCTCACCGTCCTGGACGAGGCCGGCTGGTACACCCACGTGAGCATCATCGGGCACGTCGCCGAGCTGCGCGCCGACGAGGACTTCGCGGACATCGACCGGTTGGCCACGCACTACACCGGCAACGCGTACCCCCGGCGTGATCGTGGCCGGGTCAGTGCCCTGATCGAGATCGACCGCTGGCACGGCTGGGGCTCGCTGAAGGACAACAGCCAGGTCGGCTGA
- a CDS encoding pyridoxamine 5'-phosphate oxidase family protein: protein MTDVAPRGLEQRLRDTRARLENDVDLWVATAGSPGGVHLIPLSFLWDGTAVLISTPRASVTGRNLVADGRVRLSLGPTRDVVIVDGIAEPVDIADLGPRTGDAFAAKTGFDPKALDEPYQYFLIRPQRIQAWREANELRGRVLMRDGRWLG from the coding sequence ATGACGGACGTTGCGCCGCGCGGGCTTGAGCAGAGACTTCGGGACACCCGCGCCAGACTGGAGAACGACGTCGACCTCTGGGTCGCGACGGCGGGTTCCCCAGGGGGCGTACACCTCATCCCACTGTCGTTCCTCTGGGACGGGACCGCCGTCCTCATCTCGACGCCGCGTGCCTCGGTCACCGGCCGCAACCTGGTGGCGGACGGCCGGGTGCGACTCAGCCTCGGGCCGACGCGCGACGTCGTCATCGTCGACGGCATCGCCGAGCCGGTGGACATCGCCGACCTCGGGCCCCGGACGGGTGACGCGTTCGCGGCCAAGACGGGTTTCGACCCGAAGGCCCTCGACGAGCCCTACCAGTACTTTCTGATCAGACCGCAGCGCATCCAGGCCTGGCGGGAGGCGAACGAGCTGCGGGGACGCGTCCTCATGCGGGACGGCCGCTGGCTCGGCTGA
- a CDS encoding VOC family protein — protein MTSIASVTLDVADPTAAQRFYSAAFGLDKQIRLRASDAPTSGFRGFALALTVSQPATVDGLVGTALDAGATALKPAATSLWGYGGVVQAPDGTIWKIATSAKKNSGPATRQIDDFVLLLGVADVAASKRFYVERGLAVARSFGRMYVEFVAGSSPVKLALYRRRALARDVGVAPDGTGSHRITIGGDPGQFTDPDGFAWEAASLATAK, from the coding sequence ATGACATCCATCGCATCCGTCACCCTCGACGTGGCCGACCCCACGGCCGCCCAGCGCTTCTACAGTGCCGCCTTCGGTCTGGACAAACAGATTCGTCTGCGGGCCTCGGACGCGCCGACGAGCGGCTTCCGGGGGTTCGCGCTGGCGCTCACGGTGTCCCAACCGGCCACCGTCGACGGACTCGTCGGCACCGCCCTGGACGCCGGCGCCACGGCGCTGAAGCCCGCCGCGACGTCGCTCTGGGGCTACGGCGGTGTCGTGCAAGCCCCGGACGGGACGATCTGGAAGATCGCGACCTCGGCGAAGAAGAACAGCGGCCCGGCTACCCGGCAGATCGACGATTTCGTGCTTCTGCTCGGAGTCGCGGACGTGGCGGCGAGCAAGCGGTTCTACGTCGAGCGCGGCCTCGCCGTGGCGAGGAGCTTCGGCCGCATGTACGTCGAGTTCGTAGCTGGGTCCAGTCCCGTGAAGCTCGCGCTGTACCGGCGTCGCGCCCTCGCCCGGGACGTCGGCGTCGCCCCCGACGGCACCGGGTCGCACCGAATCACGATCGGCGGCGACCCCGGACAGTTCACCGACCCGGACGGGTTCGCCTGGGAAGCCGCGTCGCTGGCGACCGCGAAGTGA